A portion of the candidate division KSB1 bacterium genome contains these proteins:
- a CDS encoding sulfide/dihydroorotate dehydrogenase-like FAD/NAD-binding protein produces the protein MHRIIAKEQLSDEVFRFVVEAPLIARERRPGQFVILQLDSDYGERIPLTIADADAEAGTITLIFQTVGKTTHLLAERQVGDEIRHILGPLGKPTHIERFGTVVCVGGGIGAAPLYPIAQAMKQAGNRLIVILGARTHGLLILEKEMQAIADELLICTDDGSYGEKGLVTEPLRRLCAGAKPDLVVAIGPPIMMKACAEVTREFNVPIVVSLNTIMVDGTGMCGGCRVTVGKETKFVCVDGPEFDGHLVDFDNMMLRMRAYKEIEEKAHQEYHCRLNPELNRLRQYENT, from the coding sequence ATGCATCGAATCATTGCCAAAGAACAGCTTTCTGATGAAGTTTTCCGCTTTGTCGTTGAAGCGCCGCTGATTGCGCGCGAGCGTCGGCCCGGACAGTTTGTCATCCTGCAGCTCGATTCCGATTACGGGGAGCGCATTCCCCTCACCATCGCCGACGCCGATGCCGAGGCCGGCACCATCACGCTGATTTTCCAGACCGTCGGCAAGACCACCCATTTGTTGGCGGAGCGTCAAGTCGGCGATGAAATTCGTCATATTCTTGGTCCGTTGGGCAAGCCGACGCACATCGAACGATTCGGCACCGTGGTCTGCGTCGGCGGCGGCATCGGCGCGGCGCCGCTCTACCCCATTGCCCAGGCCATGAAACAGGCGGGCAACCGGCTGATCGTGATATTGGGAGCGCGCACGCACGGCCTGTTGATCCTGGAAAAAGAGATGCAGGCCATTGCCGACGAGCTTTTAATCTGCACCGACGACGGCTCTTACGGTGAAAAAGGGCTGGTGACCGAGCCGCTGCGTCGACTGTGCGCAGGAGCCAAACCCGATCTCGTCGTGGCCATCGGGCCGCCGATCATGATGAAGGCCTGCGCCGAGGTTACGCGCGAGTTCAACGTGCCGATCGTCGTTTCCCTCAACACGATCATGGTGGACGGCACCGGCATGTGCGGCGGCTGCCGCGTAACCGTCGGCAAGGAGACCAAGTTCGTCTGCGTCGACGGACCGGAATTCGACGGCCATTTGGTCGATTTCGACAATATGATGCTGCGTATGCGCGCCTATAAAGAGATCGAGGAAAAAGCTCATCAAGAATACCACTGCCGACTCAATCCGGAACTCAATCGACTGCGACAATATGAAAACACCTGA
- a CDS encoding LacI family transcriptional regulator yields MMPKRKRVTLRDLAALLNVTPATISKALRDADDISLEMRRRVKELAEEVGYQPNLLARSLVKQQSLMIGVVVPNLRISFFSEVTRGIYERARERGYEAIIMVSDEQAELERRSLQFLSSLLVDGILIDAVPGESNTVLLRRMRDRGIPIVAYDRLIDGLTVDAVTIDDAEASRKVVHRIYAAGKRQIAYFGPTENLYVARRRFEGYRQGLAEVGLPFDENLVVRCQVDVDDAERGMIDLLQRRVKVDAVVSIGGLVAFGAGRALLRSGKRIPDDVLLAEFGDNDIVARLGVPFLTVYQHPYKMGRQAVDMLLQRISAQSETPPEHRIIPADLLYHEIGAEYDLERP; encoded by the coding sequence ATGATGCCGAAACGAAAGCGCGTAACTCTGCGCGATTTGGCCGCCTTGCTGAACGTTACGCCCGCGACGATCTCCAAAGCTCTGCGCGACGCCGACGACATTTCCTTGGAAATGCGCCGGCGGGTCAAAGAACTTGCCGAAGAGGTCGGTTATCAGCCGAACCTGCTGGCGCGAAGTTTGGTCAAACAGCAGTCTCTTATGATCGGCGTGGTGGTGCCGAATCTGCGCATTTCGTTCTTTTCCGAGGTGACCCGCGGAATCTATGAGCGAGCGCGTGAACGCGGCTACGAGGCGATCATTATGGTCAGCGACGAGCAGGCGGAGCTGGAACGAAGGAGCCTGCAGTTCTTGTCCTCGCTGCTGGTCGACGGCATCCTCATCGACGCGGTGCCTGGAGAAAGCAACACGGTTCTATTGCGCCGCATGCGCGACCGAGGCATTCCGATCGTCGCTTACGACCGCCTGATCGACGGGCTGACCGTCGACGCCGTGACTATCGACGACGCAGAGGCAAGCAGAAAGGTGGTGCACCGCATTTATGCCGCCGGCAAGCGGCAGATCGCCTATTTCGGTCCCACGGAAAATCTTTATGTCGCTCGTCGACGTTTCGAGGGATACCGTCAGGGATTGGCCGAAGTCGGCCTGCCTTTCGACGAAAATCTGGTCGTCCGCTGCCAGGTCGATGTCGACGATGCCGAGCGCGGAATGATCGATCTGCTGCAGCGCAGGGTCAAGGTGGACGCCGTGGTCAGCATCGGCGGTCTGGTGGCGTTCGGTGCGGGACGTGCGCTTCTGCGCAGCGGCAAACGCATTCCGGATGATGTTCTGCTCGCCGAATTCGGCGACAACGACATCGTGGCGCGGCTGGGCGTGCCATTTCTGACCGTCTATCAGCACCCCTACAAAATGGGTCGACAAGCCGTCGACATGCTGCTGCAGCGGATTAGCGCACAGAGCGAAACCCCGCCCGAGCACCGCATCATCCCGGCCGATCTATTGTATCACGAAATCGGCGCCGAGTACGATCTCGAACGGCCTTGA
- a CDS encoding YccF domain-containing protein, whose amino-acid sequence MSFLGNLLWILLGGFIIALEYLVGGVLICLTIIGIPFGLQCFKLALLALFPFGREIVSKPTSSGCLGTLFNIIWLFIGGIWIALTHLIFALLLAVTIIGLPFAKQHAKLATLALTPFGKEIR is encoded by the coding sequence ATGAGTTTTCTAGGAAATTTATTGTGGATTTTGCTCGGCGGGTTCATCATCGCCCTCGAATACCTCGTCGGCGGAGTCCTGATCTGCCTGACCATCATCGGCATTCCCTTTGGTCTGCAGTGCTTCAAGCTGGCGCTGTTGGCGCTGTTTCCCTTTGGCCGCGAGATCGTCTCCAAGCCGACCTCGTCCGGCTGCTTGGGCACCCTGTTCAATATCATCTGGCTGTTCATCGGGGGAATTTGGATCGCCCTGACGCATCTCATCTTTGCCCTGCTGCTGGCCGTGACGATTATCGGCCTTCCTTTTGCCAAGCAGCACGCCAAATTGGCGACTTTGGCTCTGACTCCTTTCGGCAAAGAGATCCGCTGA
- the rfbC gene encoding dTDP-4-dehydrorhamnose 3,5-epimerase: MEFIRTEIPDVLVIKPRVFADARGYFMETYRSDLFAAQGLPTEFVQDNMSSSVKGTLRGLHYQLAPHAQGKLVRVLRGAVYDVAVDLRRASPTFGKWVGVLLSEENRLSMFIPEGFAHGFYVLSDTAEFHYKCTRLYAPQAERGIIWNDPDLAVEWPIQGNEIILSPRDAANPRFQDAEMNF; the protein is encoded by the coding sequence ATGGAGTTTATTCGTACCGAAATCCCCGATGTGCTGGTGATCAAACCGCGAGTATTTGCGGATGCCCGCGGCTATTTCATGGAAACGTACCGCAGCGATCTCTTTGCTGCTCAAGGTCTGCCCACCGAATTTGTCCAGGACAATATGAGCAGTTCAGTAAAAGGCACGCTGCGCGGGCTGCACTACCAATTGGCTCCTCATGCGCAGGGAAAGTTGGTGAGGGTGCTGCGCGGTGCGGTCTATGACGTCGCCGTGGATCTGCGCCGCGCTTCGCCGACTTTTGGAAAATGGGTCGGTGTGCTGCTCAGCGAGGAAAACCGTCTCTCCATGTTTATCCCTGAAGGATTCGCGCACGGATTTTACGTACTCAGCGACACGGCGGAATTTCATTACAAGTGCACTCGCCTCTATGCGCCGCAAGCCGAGAGGGGCATTATTTGGAACGATCCCGACTTGGCCGTAGAATGGCCGATTCAGGGCAATGAAATCATCCTTTCACCCCGCGACGCCGCCAATCCGCGTTTTCAGGACGCTGAGATGAATTTTTAA
- a CDS encoding L-rhamnose isomerase, giving the protein MMTEEQVKWGLSALELEFGAARVRGAVEAVKRFTVEVPSWVFGRFGGGRFGDYTPPGAARNLAEKLDDAAVVRRLTGAVEAVAMHVLWDFAEESGVASWEKAVEAHKLAAERELKIGSISPTYFLRGSHRNSLSAEEKQTRERYIEQSLLACRIAQDLGSKLVTIWLPDGSSYPGQISLRRNYELAKESLLHIRQAAGTDVWMLIEYKVFEPGTYSTTIPDWGTAFALAKALGGNTGVLVDLGHHFHGANIEQIVARLIAENMRCGFHFNSRYAADDDHAVEPNAEMARIFYELVSGRVVANEKSDKNWAYMIDQCSSRENRIHAVLHSIDSLQQCLARAMLVPEGELKQAQDADEIIAANRILNRALLQADVRPIVAAARLEKLLPIDPVEEYRRSRYQQKIEGERR; this is encoded by the coding sequence ATGATGACGGAAGAACAGGTGAAATGGGGTTTGTCGGCTCTGGAACTGGAGTTCGGCGCCGCAAGGGTACGAGGCGCCGTCGAGGCGGTCAAGCGCTTTACCGTGGAGGTGCCGAGTTGGGTGTTCGGACGCTTCGGCGGCGGGCGATTCGGCGACTATACGCCGCCCGGGGCGGCGCGCAACCTGGCCGAAAAATTGGACGATGCGGCGGTGGTACGCCGTCTGACCGGTGCCGTTGAAGCCGTTGCGATGCACGTGCTTTGGGACTTTGCCGAGGAAAGCGGCGTCGCTTCGTGGGAAAAAGCGGTCGAGGCGCACAAACTGGCTGCAGAACGAGAGCTCAAAATTGGCTCCATCAGTCCGACCTACTTTTTGCGCGGCTCGCACCGCAATTCGCTTTCCGCCGAAGAAAAGCAGACGCGCGAGCGCTATATCGAACAAAGCCTTCTGGCATGTCGCATTGCCCAGGACCTGGGCAGCAAACTGGTGACGATTTGGCTGCCGGACGGCTCTTCTTATCCGGGGCAGATTTCCCTGCGCCGCAACTATGAGCTGGCAAAAGAGAGTCTTTTGCACATCCGCCAAGCCGCCGGCACCGACGTTTGGATGCTCATCGAGTACAAGGTCTTTGAACCCGGCACCTACAGCACCACCATTCCCGATTGGGGAACGGCATTTGCCCTTGCCAAAGCCCTTGGAGGAAACACCGGCGTTCTGGTCGATTTGGGCCATCATTTTCACGGCGCCAACATCGAGCAGATAGTGGCGCGACTCATTGCCGAAAACATGCGCTGCGGCTTTCATTTCAACAGCCGATACGCTGCCGACGACGACCACGCCGTGGAACCCAATGCGGAAATGGCGCGCATTTTTTACGAACTGGTTTCCGGACGCGTAGTGGCAAATGAAAAAAGCGACAAGAACTGGGCCTATATGATCGATCAGTGCAGCAGCCGCGAGAATCGGATTCACGCCGTGCTGCATTCGATCGATTCGCTGCAGCAGTGCTTGGCCCGCGCCATGCTTGTTCCGGAAGGGGAGCTCAAACAAGCTCAAGATGCCGATGAGATTATCGCGGCCAACCGCATCTTGAACCGCGCCCTGCTGCAGGCCGACGTGCGGCCGATCGTTGCGGCGGCGCGCCTGGAAAAGCTGCTGCCGATCGATCCGGTCGAAGAATACCGGCGCAGCCGTTATCAGCAGAAAATCGAGGGGGAAAGGCGCTGA
- a CDS encoding thymidine phosphorylase, which yields MDPVSIIFRKRNGEKLTREEIDYFIAGYCRDRIPDYQAAALLMAIFLRGMDFEETAALTAAMLESGARLDLRGIAAPKIDKHSTGGVGDKVSLILAPLMASAGLCVPMISGRGLGHTGGTLDKLEAIPGFRTRLSLEEFCRQLETIGVAIVGQSEQIVPADRKLYALRDATATIESMPLITASILSKKLAEDLDGLVMDIKTGSGAFMRTYEEAKTLAELIIRTAALNGLRTRVVITRMDEPLGRAVGSWLEVKEACECLQGKGPKDVLEVTLALGAEMLILAERCADQEEAKALQMRLLECGAAWEWFSRMVKAQGGNVDYLLLPDKYPSSRIIETITADRSGWVGRIDALAIGKAVVKLGGGRYVMEDQIDHKAGILLNVQVGSRVKAGQPLATLFTDRLSAFEEGAALAKTAFTIVESAPQKRQLIVDVFSEESWRE from the coding sequence ATGGATCCGGTAAGCATCATCTTCCGCAAACGCAACGGCGAAAAGCTGACGCGGGAAGAGATCGACTATTTCATCGCCGGTTATTGCCGCGACCGCATTCCCGATTATCAGGCGGCGGCATTGCTTATGGCGATTTTTTTGCGGGGAATGGACTTTGAAGAGACCGCCGCACTGACCGCCGCGATGCTCGAATCCGGCGCGCGCCTCGATCTCCGCGGCATCGCGGCGCCCAAGATCGACAAGCACAGCACCGGCGGCGTCGGCGACAAGGTCTCGCTGATCCTGGCGCCGCTGATGGCGTCGGCGGGGCTGTGCGTGCCGATGATCTCCGGCCGCGGCCTCGGCCACACTGGCGGCACGCTCGACAAACTGGAAGCCATTCCCGGCTTCCGCACGCGCCTGAGCCTCGAAGAGTTCTGTCGTCAACTCGAAACCATCGGTGTAGCCATCGTCGGGCAAAGTGAACAGATCGTTCCGGCCGACAGAAAATTGTACGCCCTGCGCGACGCTACGGCCACCATCGAGTCGATGCCCCTGATCACCGCCAGCATTCTCAGCAAGAAACTGGCCGAGGATCTCGACGGTTTGGTAATGGACATCAAGACCGGCAGCGGCGCGTTCATGCGCACCTATGAGGAAGCAAAGACCCTGGCCGAGCTGATCATCCGCACCGCGGCGCTGAACGGCCTACGGACGCGCGTCGTCATCACGCGCATGGACGAACCGCTCGGCCGCGCCGTGGGCAGTTGGCTGGAGGTGAAGGAAGCGTGCGAGTGCCTGCAGGGAAAGGGACCGAAAGATGTGCTGGAGGTCACTTTGGCGCTGGGCGCCGAGATGCTGATTTTGGCCGAGCGCTGCGCCGATCAGGAAGAAGCGAAGGCGCTGCAGATGCGGCTTTTGGAATGCGGCGCCGCGTGGGAATGGTTCAGCCGCATGGTCAAGGCGCAGGGGGGCAACGTCGACTACCTGCTCTTGCCGGACAAATACCCGAGCAGCCGCATCATCGAAACCATCACTGCTGATCGGAGCGGTTGGGTGGGCAGAATCGACGCTCTGGCAATCGGTAAAGCGGTGGTCAAGTTGGGCGGCGGTCGCTATGTCATGGAAGATCAAATCGATCACAAAGCCGGCATTCTGCTGAATGTTCAAGTCGGCAGCCGCGTTAAAGCGGGACAGCCGCTGGCGACGCTTTTTACCGATCGCCTGAGCGCTTTCGAGGAGGGCGCGGCGCTCGCCAAAACCGCTTTTACCATCGTCGAGTCCGCGCCGCAAAAGAGACAATTGATCGTCGATGTTTTCAGTGAGGAGAGTTGGAGAGAATAA
- the gltA gene encoding NADPH-dependent glutamate synthase, translating to MKTPEQLQREAAALLQELDGKQLRPKERLAIPPQPMPEQPPAERIRNQNEVALGYFEEQAIVEAMRCLQCKNAPCVEGCPVRINIPAFIQAIVDRDYQKSIAIIKEASLLPAICGRVCPQENQCQEQCTVGKSLKSIDKAVSIGRLERFVADREQASGHISLPAIQPPTGKRVAVIGSGPAGISAAADLRKAGHDVVIFEAFHKPGGVMIYGIPEFRLPKRIVEIEVNTLLRMGVVINYNFLVGRTRKLQDLLEKDGFDAVFIGAGAGLPKFMGIEGENLVGVFSANEYLTRANLMKAYAVDKANTPIYRSKKVAVLGGGNVAMDAARMALRIGAEEVHVIYRRTEKEMPARVEEVHHAKEEGIIFHFLRNAKRILGDKQGRVRAVETISYELGEPDESGRRRPVEIPNSESLMEFDTVIVAIGNEANPLIRQTCEGLATDRHGHILVDENGKTSMDRVYAGGDIVRGSATVILAMGEGRRAAAAINKMLAER from the coding sequence ATGAAAACACCTGAACAACTGCAACGCGAAGCAGCCGCTCTGCTGCAGGAACTGGACGGTAAGCAGCTGCGGCCCAAGGAGAGGCTCGCCATTCCGCCGCAGCCTATGCCGGAACAACCACCGGCGGAGCGCATTCGCAATCAAAACGAGGTCGCACTGGGCTATTTCGAAGAGCAGGCGATCGTCGAAGCCATGCGCTGCCTGCAATGCAAAAACGCGCCGTGCGTCGAAGGTTGTCCGGTGCGCATCAACATTCCCGCTTTCATCCAAGCGATCGTCGACCGCGACTATCAAAAGTCGATCGCCATCATCAAGGAGGCGAGCCTTTTGCCGGCCATCTGCGGCCGCGTCTGCCCGCAGGAGAACCAGTGCCAGGAACAGTGCACGGTCGGCAAAAGCCTAAAGAGCATCGACAAAGCGGTTTCAATCGGCCGATTAGAACGGTTTGTCGCCGATCGCGAACAGGCATCGGGGCATATCTCGCTGCCTGCGATACAGCCGCCGACCGGCAAACGGGTTGCGGTGATCGGCAGCGGGCCTGCCGGGATTTCCGCCGCCGCCGACCTGCGCAAGGCGGGCCACGATGTAGTCATCTTTGAAGCCTTTCACAAACCGGGCGGCGTGATGATCTACGGCATTCCGGAGTTTCGTCTTCCCAAGCGCATCGTCGAGATCGAGGTCAACACCCTTTTGCGCATGGGCGTGGTGATCAACTATAACTTTCTCGTCGGCCGCACGCGCAAACTGCAGGACCTTTTGGAAAAGGACGGTTTTGACGCCGTATTCATCGGCGCCGGCGCCGGTCTGCCTAAATTTATGGGCATCGAAGGCGAAAATCTGGTGGGCGTCTTTTCCGCCAACGAGTATCTGACGCGCGCCAATTTGATGAAGGCCTATGCCGTCGACAAAGCCAACACGCCCATTTACCGTTCGAAAAAGGTAGCCGTGCTCGGCGGCGGCAATGTAGCCATGGATGCGGCGCGCATGGCGCTGCGCATCGGCGCGGAAGAGGTGCATGTCATCTACCGCCGCACCGAAAAAGAGATGCCGGCGCGGGTCGAGGAAGTGCATCATGCCAAGGAAGAAGGGATCATTTTTCATTTTCTGCGCAACGCCAAGCGCATTTTGGGCGACAAACAGGGACGGGTACGCGCCGTCGAGACGATCTCTTACGAGCTGGGAGAACCGGATGAATCGGGGCGACGTCGTCCGGTGGAGATCCCAAACAGCGAGAGCCTCATGGAGTTCGATACCGTGATCGTCGCCATCGGCAACGAGGCCAATCCGCTGATCCGACAGACCTGCGAAGGATTGGCGACGGACCGTCACGGGCACATTTTGGTGGACGAAAACGGCAAGACCTCGATGGATCGCGTTTATGCCGGCGGCGACATTGTGCGCGGCTCGGCAACGGTCATATTGGCAATGGGCGAAGGCCGACGCGCGGCCGCGGCCATCAACAAAATGTTGGCGGAGCGCTGA
- a CDS encoding oligopeptide transporter, OPT family gives METKKSLPSNAYRPLQNGEEYLPVVPPDAKLPEVTAWSVGWGLFFAALFSMAAAYLGLKIGQVFEAAIPIAILAVGLSVFTRRRNALLENVIIQSIGAASGVVVAGAIFTIPALYILELNANFWQIFLASLFGGCLGILFLIPFRRYFVKEMHGHFPFPEATATTEVLVAGEAGGEQAKLLLKAMAVGGLYDFIIGTFNWWSEVFTSRAVPFLRHAADQFKMVFSLNVGAAVMGLGYIVGLRYAAIITAGSFLSWFVLVPLVYYFGQHAPMLIGSTATAPIGEMSAEQIFSFYVRHIGIGGIAVAGLVGVLKSSKIIVGAVKLAAGEVLHKEDGKPRATVRTDRDLPMAWVGALIVLLIVAVGLFFQFGVVHHAGRALAALIIVLLIAFLFTTVAARAIAIVGTNPVSGMTLMTLILASIVLTRVGLSGPTGMVSALIIGGVVCTALSMAGGFITDLKIGYWLGASPYQQERLKFLGTLVAAASVGLVILMLNKTYGFVGKNALVAPQANAMAAVIKPLMSNQPAPWMLYAVGGILALILEMIGIPPLAFALGMYIPLSLNTPLLAGGLLSHWVIKSSADAAVSDKRRERGTLIASGFIAGGAIMGVLSAFLKYIGFERLTWAQRLITAHWAESSGGQILGLVMFLLLCGYLYRTACREKD, from the coding sequence ATGGAAACGAAAAAGAGCCTGCCGTCCAACGCTTATCGGCCGCTGCAGAATGGTGAAGAGTACCTGCCTGTGGTTCCGCCTGACGCCAAGTTACCGGAGGTGACCGCATGGTCCGTGGGGTGGGGGTTGTTTTTTGCGGCGCTGTTTTCGATGGCTGCCGCTTATTTGGGTCTCAAGATCGGACAGGTCTTTGAGGCCGCCATTCCCATTGCCATTCTTGCCGTCGGCTTGTCCGTATTTACCCGCCGCCGGAACGCTCTGTTGGAAAACGTCATCATTCAATCCATCGGCGCCGCTTCGGGCGTCGTCGTCGCCGGCGCCATCTTTACCATACCGGCTCTCTACATTCTTGAACTGAACGCGAATTTTTGGCAGATTTTTCTCGCCTCGCTTTTCGGCGGCTGCCTGGGTATTCTGTTTCTCATTCCCTTCCGTCGCTATTTCGTCAAAGAAATGCATGGACATTTCCCCTTTCCGGAAGCGACGGCGACGACGGAAGTTTTGGTTGCCGGCGAGGCCGGCGGCGAGCAGGCCAAGCTGTTGCTGAAAGCCATGGCCGTCGGCGGTCTTTACGACTTTATCATCGGTACCTTCAACTGGTGGTCTGAAGTGTTTACCAGCCGCGCCGTACCCTTTTTGCGCCATGCGGCTGATCAGTTCAAGATGGTCTTTAGTCTTAACGTCGGTGCCGCAGTCATGGGCTTGGGCTATATCGTCGGTCTCCGCTATGCGGCAATCATCACCGCCGGATCGTTTCTCTCCTGGTTCGTCTTGGTGCCGCTGGTCTACTATTTCGGTCAGCACGCGCCGATGCTCATCGGCAGCACGGCGACGGCGCCGATCGGCGAGATGTCGGCCGAGCAGATCTTTTCCTTCTATGTCCGCCACATCGGCATCGGCGGGATCGCCGTGGCGGGATTGGTGGGTGTGCTCAAGTCCTCCAAGATCATTGTCGGCGCCGTAAAGCTGGCGGCGGGCGAGGTGCTTCATAAGGAGGACGGCAAGCCGCGCGCAACCGTGCGCACCGATCGCGATCTGCCCATGGCTTGGGTGGGAGCGCTGATCGTGCTGCTGATTGTCGCCGTTGGTCTCTTTTTTCAGTTCGGCGTCGTCCACCATGCCGGCCGCGCATTGGCGGCGCTGATCATCGTGTTGCTGATCGCTTTTCTCTTTACGACGGTTGCAGCACGGGCTATTGCCATTGTCGGCACCAACCCCGTCTCCGGCATGACCTTGATGACCCTCATTCTGGCGTCGATCGTCCTGACGCGGGTTGGCCTCTCCGGTCCTACGGGCATGGTTTCGGCGCTGATCATCGGCGGCGTGGTCTGCACGGCGCTGTCCATGGCCGGCGGCTTTATTACGGATCTCAAAATCGGCTATTGGCTGGGCGCTTCTCCCTACCAACAGGAACGTCTCAAGTTCCTAGGCACTCTTGTCGCTGCGGCTTCTGTAGGGCTGGTCATTCTCATGCTCAACAAAACCTACGGTTTTGTCGGCAAAAACGCTTTGGTGGCGCCGCAGGCCAACGCTATGGCGGCCGTGATCAAGCCGCTGATGTCCAACCAACCGGCTCCCTGGATGCTCTATGCCGTCGGCGGCATCCTGGCGCTGATTCTCGAAATGATCGGCATTCCGCCGCTGGCGTTTGCCTTGGGCATGTACATTCCGTTGTCGCTCAACACACCGCTGCTGGCGGGCGGATTGCTGTCGCATTGGGTGATCAAGAGCAGCGCCGACGCCGCCGTCTCGGACAAGCGCCGCGAGCGCGGCACGCTCATCGCTTCGGGATTCATAGCCGGGGGCGCCATTATGGGCGTTTTGTCCGCATTTCTCAAATACATCGGCTTTGAGCGCCTGACTTGGGCGCAGCGCCTCATTACGGCTCACTGGGCCGAAAGCTCCGGCGGGCAGATTCTCGGTTTGGTCATGTTTCTGCTCCTCTGCGGCTATCTCTACCGAACCGCCTGCAGAGAAAAGGATTGA